In Erigeron canadensis isolate Cc75 chromosome 6, C_canadensis_v1, whole genome shotgun sequence, the following are encoded in one genomic region:
- the LOC122604381 gene encoding uncharacterized protein LOC122604381: MSNMMLGSNQPTTQHNPPNGYNENISLSDQHLPQAPAQMVPPVHTNNNNGSSTYFSSVTQQRFKGFECENGTLPSSSASILTQISPVISRLIDIYRRIFKRLFCEPGRRRVNLNPSTLIEEVQEDPYDFFYNGLPKKHRVLTDQAPCKHCGATRFKFKFPTFCCMSGKTKLAITNVPTELYNLYTDQTKLGKTFRHQIRAYNTNFSFTSMGVKLDKKYANMSARVYTFRVNGGIYHTLDQLVPRDGQPRYLQLYFYDPENEFNLRASWSNLDRNIFRILTRALAANPYATTFQNMAQLGPLDNYRVTLNASVELDQRVYNRPTTSEVAGIWVEGNDKITAYKRSIVVYGRSQQCQRIQPYFGCYDPLSYPLFFPAGEFRWHSRIPRNGFSLDDIGNDEDNIEQDEEAEGENTNKGRKTVTMQEYYCYKFQIRPTENVILLGGRLYQQYVVDVYIKIETTRLNFHEYNQDKIRVDLYQGIVDCVNAGEVNLSRIRRRIVLPATFIGGPRDMRRRFLDAMTLVQDADKPDLFLMFTCNPNWEEITKKLLPGQTAQDRPGLVARVFRA; this comes from the exons ATGTCGAATATGATGTTGGGTTCAAACCAACCAACAACCCAACATAATCCGCCTAACGGGTACAACGAAAACATTTCACTGTCAGATCAGCACCTTCCTCAAGCACCTGCTCAAATGGTCCCTCCTGTCCACACCAATAACAATAACGGATCGTCAACATACTTTTCAAGCGTCACGCAACAACGCTTCAAAG GCTTTGAATGTGAGAATGGAACTCTACCAAGTTCATCTGCATCAATATTGACTCAAATATCACCAGTCATCAGCAGGCTCATCGACATTTATCGGAGAATCTTCAAGAGGTTATTTTGTGAA CCAGGACGTCGCCGAGTTAATCTGAACCCTTCAACCTTAATTGAGGAGGTCCAGGAGGATCCTTACGACTTTTTCTACAACGGCCTCCCTAAAAAGCATCGTGTGTTGACAGACCAGGCCCCATGTAAACATTGTGGAGCGACGcggtttaaatttaaatttccTACTTTCTGTTGTATGAGTGGGAAGACAAAATTGGCCATCACAAACGTTCCAACTGAACTGTACAATCTCTATACGGATCAAACCAAATTAGGAAAAACGTTCAGACACCAAATACGTGCGTACAACACAAACTTTTCATTCACGTCAATGGGTGTCAAGTTAGATAAAAAGTATGCAAATATGAGTGCTAGAGTCTATACGTTTCGTGTAAACGGTGGGATATATCACACTCTAGATCAGTTGGTACCAAGGGACGGACAACCTAGGTACTTACAGTTGTATTTTTATGATCCAGAAAACGAGTTTAATCTCAGAGCAAGTTGGTCCAACCTTGATAGAAATATCTTTCGTATCTTGACACGTGCTCTTGCTGCAAATCCGTACGCAACCACCTTCCAAAACATGGCTCAGTTAGGACCCCTAGACAATTACAGGGTCACTTTGAATGCATCAGTTGAGCTCGACCAAAGGGTGTACAACCGACCTACTACATCGGAG GTTGCTGGTATATGGGTTGAAGGAAATGACAAAATTACAGCATACAAGCGAAGCATTGTTGTGTATGGGAGGTCTCAACAATGCCAACGCATTCAACCTTACTTTGGTTGTTACGATCCACTGTCCTATCCTTTGTTTTTCCCCGCTGGTGAGTTTAGATGGCATTCAAGAATACCAAGAAATGGTTTTTCTCTCGATGACATTGGTAATGATGAAGACAACATCGAACAAGATGAAGAGGCGGAAG gtgaaaacacaaacaaaggTAGGAAAACAGTAACAATGCAGGAATATTACTGCTACAAGTTCCAAATCCGGCCTACAGAGAATGTGATTCTGTTAGGTGGGAGATTGTACCAACAGTATGTTGTAGATGTCTACATAAAGATTGAAACAACACGCTTGAATTTCCATGAGTATAATCAAGACAAGATAAGGGTAGATTTGTATCAGGGTATAGTGGATTGTGTCAACGCCGGTGAAGTTAATCTGAGTAGGATTAGAAGAAGGATTGTGCTCCCTGCAACTTTCATTGGAGGTCCACGTGACATGCGTCGACGTTTTTTGGATGCCATGACGTTGGTGCAAGATGCCGATAAGCCTGACCTATTCCTTATGTTTACTTGCAACCCAAATTGGgaagaaataactaaaaaactcTTACCCGGTCAAACTGCTCAAGATCGTCCGGGATTGGTTGCAAGAGTCTTTCGGGCTTAA
- the LOC122604382 gene encoding uncharacterized protein LOC122604382, protein MLTAFFELNKVNRAAREHLYKDIPKHITWNAGKSLWQPRSGPPTMGQVVSANPTEGDHYYLHLLLMHFKGPKSFDDLYTVNGEKHTTFRKAALERGLIENDDSLSQCLIEASMFHFPHSLRRLFATILIFCNPGDVRRLWDEHHYFSF, encoded by the coding sequence ATGCTGACCGCATTTTTTGAGCTTAATAAAGTGAACCGGGCTGCAAGAGAACATCTGTACAAAGACATCCCAAAACACATCACGTGGAATGCTGGGAAAAGCTTATGGCAGCCTCGATCCGGCCCGCCGACAATGGGACAGGTAGTGTCAGCTAACCCAACAGAAGGTGATCACTATTACTTACATCTTCTTTTAATGCACTTTAAAGGACCTAAAAGCTTTGATGATCTTTACACGGTGAACGGTGAAAAGCACACAACTTTTAGAAAGGCAGCACTTGAGAGAGGCTTGATTGAGAACGATGATAGTTTGTCACAATGTCTTATAGAGGCTTCCATGTTTCATTTTCCGCATTCTTTGAGAAGACTTTTTGCGACTATATTGATATTTTGTAACCCAGGGGATGTTAGGAGGTTATGGGATGAacatcattatttttctttctga
- the LOC122604383 gene encoding ATP-dependent DNA helicase pif1-like, with amino-acid sequence MGNNLDDFDLPCINSDHLDLGGCRELQEESSIVVEDDHLRAKDNLNPDQKFAYDTIVRHVDSNCPGVFFVDDPGGTGKTYLYNTLLAEVHSRGQIPIATASSGATANNMPGGCTAHSRFKIPLILNNNSLCNISKQSGTAQLLRHAKLIIWDEASMAKRQAVEAFDRTMQDIIGVRLPFGGKVMVFGGDFRQVLPVIKKGTRAQIVDSSLRMSPLWPGITKLRLSVNMRARTDPLFSDFLLRVGDGEEDMIDGNFIRIPDEMTIPYTIESETRSKEDLISAIFPSIEMNGTSSEYIISRAILSTKNENVDEINDELISRFSGQERIYYSFDEAEDDVNNYYPVEFLISLSVAGLPPHRLRLKIGCPVILLRNIDPSNGLCNRTRLICRGFQRNVIDAEIAVGQHAGKRVFLPRIPMCPSKNDMYPFKLKRK; translated from the coding sequence ATGGGCAATAATCTGGATGATTTTGACCTTCCTTGCATAAACTCAGATCATCTCGATTTGGGAGGTTGTCGTGAGTTACAAGAAGAATCTTCCATAGTTGTTGAAGATGATCATCTGCGTGCCAAAGATAATCTCAATCCTGATCAGAAGTTTGCGTACGATACCATCGTGAGGCATGTTGATAGTAACTGTCCAGgagttttttttgttgatgacCCTGGTGGAACGGGGAAAACCTATCTGTATAATACTCTACTTGCTGAGGTTCATTCACGTGGGCAGATTCCCATTGCGACCGCATCTTCTGGGGCAACAGCTAATAACATGCCTGGAGGATGCACAGCTCATTCGAGATTCAAAATTCCTCTAATCCTGAATAATAACTCTCTTTGCAACATCAGTAAACAAAGTGGTACTGCGCAGCTACTTCGTCATGCCAAACTCATCATATGGGATGAAGCCTCGATGGCTAAGCGACAAGCGGTGGAGGCATTTGATCGAACAATGCAAGATATAATAGGCGTAAGGCTGCCATTTGGGGGGAAGGTAATGGTTTTTGGAGGTGACTTTAGGCAGGTGTTGCCGGTGATCAAAAAAGGAACCCGCGCACAGATTGTAGACTCGAGTCTGCGGATGTCGCCTCTTTGGCCTGGGATAACTAAGCTGCGTTTATCTGTCAACATGAGAGCACGGACGGATCCATTGTTTTCAGATTTTCTTTTAAGAGTCGGCGATGGGGAAGAAGACATGATTGACGGCAACTTCATTCGCATACCTGATGAGATGACCATCCCATACACTATCGAGTCCGAGACCAGATCGAAAGAGGACTTAATAAGTGCCATATTCCCATCCATTGAAATGAATGGGACTTCTTCAGAGTACATAATTTCCAGGGCAATACTAtcaactaaaaatgaaaatgttgatGAGATAAACGATGAGTTGATCAGTAGATTTAGTGGGCAGGAGCGAATATATTACAGCTTTGATGAGGCGGAAGACGATGTTAACAACTACTATCCGGTTGAATTCTTAATTTCTCTTAGTGTTGCAGGTTTGCCCCCTCATCGTCTACGACTCAAAATCGGGTGCCCAGTTATACTATTGCGTAACATCGATCCATCCAACGGACTTTGTAACAGAACACGATTGATATGCAGAGGTTTTCAACGAAATGTCATTGATGCGGAAATAGCGGTCGGGCAACATGCCGGTAAAAGAGTTTTCTTACCAAGAATACCCATGTGTCCCTCTAAAAATGATATGTATCCCTTTAAGTTGAAGAGAAAATAG
- the LOC122604058 gene encoding glycine-rich RNA-binding protein 4, mitochondrial, whose protein sequence is MAFYNRIGNLMKQSISQTAVSNGNITGPSMYNAIRCMSSKLFVGGLSYQTDDHSLKEAFSGFGDVVEARVITDRESGRSRGFGFVSYSSEDCANEAMKAMDGQDLNGRSVRVSLATERAPRTGGFGGGGGGGFNRSFGDNDRGNDRY, encoded by the exons ATGGCTTTCTACAACAGAATCGGAAACCTTATGAAGCAATCCATTTCCCAGACCGCTGTATCCAATGGGAACATTACTGGACCATCTATGTACAATGCTATTCGCTGCATGTCTTCAAAACTATTTGTTGGTG GTCTTTCTTATCAGACTGATGATCACTCTCTAAAGGAAGCATTTTCTGGCTTCGGAGATGTTGTTGAAG CAAGAGTAATCACCGACAGAGAGTCTGGAAGGTCAAGGGGGTTTGGGTTTGTGAGCTATTCTAGCGAGGACTGTGCAAATGAGGCTATGAAAGCTATGGATGGCCAG GATCTGAATGGGAGGTCTGTTCGTGTTAGTTTAGCCACAGAGCGTGCACCACGTACTGGTGGGTTTGGTGggggtggtggcggtggtttcAATCGTAGTTTTGGTGATAATGATCGTGGAAACGACCGATACTAA